One window of the Arthrobacter sp. D5-1 genome contains the following:
- a CDS encoding MFS transporter encodes MTTNNHEAPSLAGGVAAAQPVPGNQPPTADPSTQLMEEPQSPVSRSYIFWLMLASFGASIAMMVPLSYGIAVRITELAPGQEQVLGFITGIAQLVYLIISPIVGIWSDRTRSRFGRRSPFIFLGTAIGLAGLVVMGLAPNLLLVGAGWILGMSGWSISGAAIQNLMADKLPEAQRGRVSALTGLMTQIAPVLGIGVAYAVSSNTLLVFVVPGVIGAILLALFPLIKPEGSSKDVVIDSQVTFRSVVASYGFSVRKYPDFAWNWLGRFVFFMGLYFNTTFGTFFYAQRLGLPVREVAGVVATIGMLGVVAAAAGALLGGFLSDKLRRRRLFVIIAALIFVAGALAEAFAWSLPQLIIGAVLMQTAIAVFATVDQAIIFAILPNRTETARYMAVVAFAQKIPSAVAPLIASVIITIGITGTDKNYTFLYLAGAVLALLGGSVIALKVKSVR; translated from the coding sequence GTGACTACGAACAATCACGAGGCCCCCAGCCTCGCCGGGGGCGTCGCTGCCGCACAGCCGGTCCCTGGCAACCAGCCGCCAACCGCGGATCCGAGCACTCAACTGATGGAGGAACCTCAGAGTCCCGTCAGCAGGAGTTACATCTTTTGGCTGATGCTCGCCAGCTTCGGAGCGTCCATTGCCATGATGGTGCCGCTTTCCTACGGCATCGCTGTGAGGATCACGGAGCTCGCCCCCGGCCAGGAACAGGTACTGGGCTTCATCACGGGCATAGCCCAGCTGGTCTACCTGATCATCAGCCCGATCGTGGGGATCTGGAGCGACCGGACGAGGTCCCGCTTTGGTCGCCGCAGCCCGTTCATCTTCCTGGGTACGGCCATCGGTCTGGCCGGCCTGGTAGTCATGGGTCTGGCGCCCAACCTGCTCCTGGTAGGAGCCGGATGGATCCTTGGTATGTCCGGTTGGTCGATCTCCGGCGCTGCCATTCAGAACCTGATGGCGGACAAACTGCCGGAAGCGCAGCGCGGACGGGTCTCAGCGCTAACAGGCCTCATGACCCAAATCGCGCCTGTTTTGGGCATTGGTGTTGCCTACGCTGTCTCCTCAAACACTCTCCTGGTCTTCGTGGTCCCAGGCGTCATCGGTGCAATACTTTTGGCGCTGTTCCCGCTCATCAAGCCGGAGGGCAGCTCCAAAGACGTCGTCATTGATTCGCAGGTAACGTTCCGCTCGGTGGTTGCCAGCTACGGTTTCAGCGTCCGGAAGTACCCCGATTTCGCGTGGAACTGGTTGGGCCGCTTCGTCTTCTTCATGGGCCTGTACTTCAACACCACCTTCGGCACGTTCTTTTACGCGCAGCGCCTTGGACTTCCCGTCCGAGAGGTGGCGGGAGTTGTGGCCACGATCGGCATGTTGGGTGTCGTCGCGGCAGCAGCAGGTGCCCTGCTGGGTGGCTTCCTCTCGGACAAGCTCAGGCGGCGCAGGCTGTTCGTCATCATCGCTGCTTTGATCTTCGTGGCAGGGGCCTTGGCTGAGGCTTTCGCCTGGTCGCTTCCGCAGCTGATCATCGGTGCAGTCCTCATGCAGACTGCCATCGCCGTGTTCGCGACCGTTGACCAAGCCATCATCTTCGCCATCCTGCCCAACCGCACGGAAACGGCGCGCTACATGGCGGTGGTGGCCTTCGCGCAAAAGATCCCCAGTGCAGTGGCACCCCTAATCGCATCGGTGATCATCACCATCGGCATTACGGGAACGGACAAGAACTACACCTTCCTCTATCTGGCCGGCGCTGTCCTTGCGCTCCTTGGCGGCTCCGTCATCGCTCTCAAGGTTAAGTCCGTTCGCTAA
- a CDS encoding family 78 glycoside hydrolase catalytic domain, translating into MDHMPFGLTVDSGGDQFPVTGPAPRLSWKVNAGIPAKAFELEATVDGVAQPLASTTTHLFVPWPWAELRSRQRIAWRVRAAEPAASWSVWSPFEAGLFDADWTASWISPVEGEDRPYGQRPAHVLATEFDLGDLTGSQAVTSARLYATALGVYTAAINGQRAGTAELSPGSTSYDRTLYAQASDVTSLVRSGGNRMEIELSDGWYRGQVGAFRHPAQWGTKLGARAELHLEFEDGSHRMIGTDGKWTSAPSPTTRADLMEGQTVDFTVPSAAPSVVLVDEVTAPGIEWSPAPPVKVIASRPAESLHELRPGVWIADFGQNASGWIRLHDLGPAGTRTVIDYGEHLGPDGDLSTSHLDSHRPGEPARIFSQRDEVTAGEERAVFEPRHTVHGFQYARITRDATGIDLAPLDPAGVTMQVVHTDLPQTGDFSCSDEDLNALHRIGEWSFLGNAVDVPTDCPTRERLAWTGDYQVFISTATRLRDVLGFSRKWLRSVRDDQLEDGRIANFSPDGRMIKNHVDDQFAMMTGSAGWGDAIVAVPWELYEAYGDEAVLAENWDAMVRWVQWALEMARTTRHHERVKASATPEPYEQYLWDGTFHWGEWTEPKKRDVDGRLIDPVQDNPMAWFMEDKGEVGTAYLYRSAATLGRIAEVLGQPEDAAKYGDVAESVRDAWRLAYLRDDGTTAADTQASYVRALSFGLLPMESRSRAADRLVELIREAGTHLGTGFLSTGDLLPVLVEAGRLDVAHELLFQRTAPSWLSMVDKGATTIWESWEGIDEHGHAQDSLNHYSKATVLRFLHEHTLGLRQAARSIAWRSIVIAPTLAPGITWAKGTHESPYGTIRVHWQLDGDTLRIDADIPAETEARIVFPDGSEHHAGPGRFRASAPVSIHEPEAVPAT; encoded by the coding sequence ATGGACCACATGCCATTCGGGCTTACCGTGGACAGCGGCGGGGATCAGTTCCCTGTCACGGGGCCGGCTCCTCGGTTGTCTTGGAAAGTCAACGCAGGGATCCCGGCAAAGGCCTTCGAGCTGGAGGCGACGGTCGACGGCGTGGCGCAGCCACTTGCGTCCACTACCACTCACCTCTTCGTTCCCTGGCCTTGGGCTGAACTGCGCAGCAGGCAGCGGATAGCCTGGCGCGTGCGCGCCGCGGAACCAGCGGCCAGTTGGTCGGTGTGGTCCCCTTTTGAGGCGGGTCTTTTCGACGCCGATTGGACGGCTTCGTGGATTTCACCAGTTGAGGGGGAAGACAGGCCATACGGCCAGCGTCCAGCTCACGTGCTTGCTACGGAGTTTGATCTGGGAGACCTGACCGGCTCCCAGGCCGTGACCTCGGCCCGACTCTACGCCACAGCACTGGGCGTTTACACTGCCGCGATCAATGGTCAACGTGCCGGTACAGCGGAACTGTCCCCCGGGTCGACGTCGTACGACCGTACTCTCTACGCCCAGGCGTCCGACGTGACGTCGCTGGTTCGGTCGGGCGGGAACCGCATGGAAATCGAGCTCTCGGACGGCTGGTACCGGGGACAGGTGGGGGCGTTCCGGCACCCTGCCCAATGGGGAACGAAGCTCGGTGCCCGGGCAGAACTGCACCTCGAATTCGAGGATGGTTCCCACCGCATGATTGGAACGGACGGCAAGTGGACAAGCGCACCATCGCCCACGACCCGTGCGGATCTCATGGAAGGTCAAACGGTCGACTTCACGGTTCCGTCCGCGGCTCCGTCCGTGGTTTTGGTGGACGAAGTGACCGCACCGGGAATCGAATGGTCACCCGCCCCGCCGGTCAAAGTGATCGCTTCGCGCCCAGCTGAGAGTCTTCATGAACTGCGGCCCGGTGTCTGGATCGCAGACTTTGGCCAGAATGCCTCCGGTTGGATCCGGCTCCACGATCTTGGACCTGCCGGCACGCGTACCGTCATTGACTATGGCGAGCACCTTGGCCCTGACGGGGACCTGTCAACCTCGCATCTTGATTCACATCGGCCAGGTGAACCCGCCCGGATCTTCTCACAACGGGACGAAGTCACGGCAGGGGAGGAGCGTGCTGTTTTTGAACCACGGCACACGGTCCACGGATTCCAGTACGCCCGCATCACCCGCGACGCGACAGGCATAGACCTGGCCCCGTTGGATCCCGCCGGCGTCACCATGCAGGTGGTTCACACTGACCTGCCACAAACCGGTGATTTCTCCTGCAGCGATGAAGACCTGAATGCCCTGCACCGAATCGGGGAGTGGAGCTTCCTCGGCAACGCAGTGGACGTCCCCACGGATTGCCCCACGCGTGAACGCCTGGCATGGACGGGTGACTACCAGGTCTTCATTTCCACAGCCACGCGGCTGCGGGATGTGCTGGGGTTCAGCCGCAAATGGTTGCGGTCCGTCCGTGACGATCAACTCGAGGACGGGCGCATCGCCAACTTTTCTCCTGATGGTCGCATGATCAAGAATCACGTGGATGATCAGTTCGCCATGATGACCGGTTCGGCTGGTTGGGGAGACGCAATAGTCGCGGTGCCGTGGGAGCTCTACGAGGCTTATGGAGATGAAGCAGTTCTTGCTGAGAACTGGGACGCCATGGTCCGGTGGGTCCAATGGGCACTGGAGATGGCACGGACGACCCGGCACCACGAGCGCGTGAAAGCATCAGCCACGCCCGAGCCTTACGAGCAGTACCTCTGGGATGGCACTTTCCATTGGGGCGAATGGACGGAGCCCAAAAAGCGCGACGTCGACGGGCGCCTGATCGACCCCGTCCAGGACAACCCCATGGCTTGGTTCATGGAGGACAAGGGAGAGGTCGGGACAGCGTATCTGTACCGCTCGGCCGCGACTCTTGGGCGCATCGCTGAGGTTCTGGGGCAGCCGGAGGATGCAGCGAAATACGGCGACGTTGCCGAGTCAGTCCGTGACGCCTGGCGTCTTGCGTACCTCCGGGACGATGGCACTACAGCGGCCGACACCCAGGCAAGCTACGTCAGGGCGTTGTCCTTCGGGCTGCTTCCCATGGAGTCGCGCAGCCGTGCGGCGGACCGCCTGGTTGAGTTGATCCGCGAGGCTGGAACCCACCTTGGTACGGGCTTCCTGTCCACTGGCGATCTGCTTCCTGTGCTCGTTGAAGCCGGACGATTGGACGTTGCCCATGAGCTCCTTTTCCAGCGCACGGCACCGTCCTGGCTGTCCATGGTGGACAAAGGCGCAACAACCATTTGGGAGTCCTGGGAAGGGATCGACGAGCACGGTCATGCGCAGGATTCCCTCAACCACTACAGCAAAGCCACTGTCCTCCGGTTCCTGCATGAGCACACTCTGGGACTGAGGCAGGCGGCAAGATCCATTGCTTGGCGCTCCATAGTGATCGCTCCAACGTTGGCCCCGGGTATCACTTGGGCCAAGGGAACCCACGAGTCCCCGTACGGCACCATCCGTGTCCACTGGCAGCTCGACGGCGACACCCTGCGGATCGATGCCGATATCCCTGCCGAAACAGAAGCGCGCATCGTCTTCCCGGACGGCTCCGAGCACCACGCAGGACCAGGCCGCTTCCGGGCCAGCGCACCCGTATCCATCCACGAACCCGAGGCCGTTCCCGCGACCTGA
- a CDS encoding family 1 glycosylhydrolase, with translation MTTFPADFLWGAATAGHQIEGNNVNSDWWARELTMPGMELSGDACDSYHRYREDIDLLADAGLTSYRFSLEWSRIEPAPGAFSKAELAHYRRMIEHCFARNVTPVVTLQHFTTPQWFANDGGWLAPDASEKFQRYVTEATTILEGVDWVVTMNEPNMQAAIMTAMRRMQQHDGAEWQSPTVEGTEETKQTHSDFLTYADPEIGRAFTAIHHAARDIVRARTTAKVGWTIAAGALTAAPGGEEKLLEIRYGKEDVYWEGSRGDDFVGVQAYSSQEVDANGLVPHPANPDNTLVGTAYRPDALAMAVRHAWSVTGGVPVMVTENGIATADDNQRIRYTSEALQGLQHAMADGIDVRGYLHWSLLDNFEWGHWEPTFGLIAVDRDTFTRIPKPSLAWLGSVARSNQLDVEVPA, from the coding sequence ATGACCACTTTCCCCGCCGACTTTCTCTGGGGCGCGGCAACCGCCGGCCACCAGATCGAAGGCAACAACGTCAACAGCGACTGGTGGGCACGTGAACTGACCATGCCAGGCATGGAACTCTCCGGAGACGCCTGCGACAGCTACCACCGCTACCGTGAAGACATCGATCTCCTGGCCGATGCCGGCCTTACGTCCTACCGTTTCAGCCTCGAATGGTCACGTATTGAACCCGCCCCGGGAGCCTTCTCCAAGGCCGAACTGGCCCATTACCGCCGCATGATCGAGCACTGCTTCGCCCGGAACGTCACCCCCGTGGTCACTTTGCAGCACTTCACCACTCCGCAGTGGTTCGCGAACGACGGCGGCTGGTTGGCCCCGGACGCTTCTGAAAAGTTCCAGCGGTACGTCACGGAGGCCACCACCATCCTGGAAGGCGTGGACTGGGTGGTGACCATGAATGAACCCAATATGCAGGCGGCGATCATGACGGCCATGCGCCGCATGCAACAACACGATGGTGCCGAGTGGCAGAGCCCCACCGTCGAGGGAACCGAAGAGACCAAACAAACACACAGCGACTTCCTCACCTACGCTGATCCGGAGATCGGGCGAGCATTCACCGCCATCCACCACGCTGCCCGCGACATCGTCCGAGCCCGCACCACCGCGAAAGTCGGGTGGACCATCGCCGCAGGGGCTCTCACCGCGGCTCCCGGCGGGGAGGAGAAACTCCTCGAAATCCGCTACGGCAAGGAAGACGTCTACTGGGAAGGCAGCCGCGGCGATGACTTTGTAGGAGTGCAGGCCTACTCAAGTCAGGAAGTGGACGCCAACGGCCTGGTACCTCACCCTGCCAACCCGGACAATACGCTGGTGGGCACCGCCTACCGCCCCGACGCCCTCGCCATGGCGGTGCGGCACGCCTGGTCAGTAACCGGCGGAGTCCCGGTGATGGTCACCGAAAACGGCATCGCGACCGCCGACGACAACCAGCGCATCCGATACACCTCAGAGGCCCTGCAAGGTTTGCAGCATGCCATGGCTGACGGCATCGACGTCCGCGGCTACCTCCACTGGTCCCTGCTGGACAACTTCGAATGGGGACACTGGGAACCAACCTTTGGTCTGATTGCCGTGGACAGGGACACGTTCACACGCATACCCAAACCGAGCCTCGCCTGGCTGGGAAGTGTCGCCCGAAGCAACCAACTCGACGTCGAGGTTCCCGCGTGA
- a CDS encoding SDR family oxidoreductase, giving the protein MTTAFADASLTPVRDLLSLTGRTAVITGAAQGLGKAIAIRLAEAGADVLLADIDGERAREAAAEIAARFPARSLGIDMDVAASGSVRKAASFAAAELGGIDIWVNNAGIFPSTLVLETQDEEWEKVFAVNTRGVFNGSREAVRHMAGSGVIINIISTAGFEGTAPGLASYVGSKHAVRGMTKQMALEFASMGIRVLGVAPTFVPTEGTMAAAAAMHTGDAGLTSESRTNAVMTGSLMGRLGTPDDIARVVLFCASDLSTVMTGSTLLADAGKTI; this is encoded by the coding sequence GTGACCACCGCATTCGCCGACGCTTCCCTTACCCCAGTCCGGGACCTGCTTTCCCTGACCGGCCGCACGGCTGTCATCACCGGTGCCGCCCAAGGCCTGGGCAAAGCCATCGCGATCCGCTTGGCCGAAGCCGGGGCGGACGTTCTTCTGGCAGACATCGACGGCGAACGCGCCCGGGAAGCTGCCGCAGAAATCGCTGCACGCTTCCCAGCCCGATCGCTGGGGATCGATATGGACGTGGCCGCCTCGGGGTCAGTGCGAAAGGCCGCCTCGTTTGCGGCAGCTGAGCTGGGAGGCATCGACATCTGGGTCAACAACGCCGGCATCTTTCCCAGCACACTGGTCCTGGAAACGCAGGATGAAGAGTGGGAGAAAGTGTTCGCCGTCAACACCCGAGGAGTCTTCAATGGCTCCCGTGAAGCCGTACGCCACATGGCAGGCAGCGGAGTGATCATCAACATCATCTCCACCGCAGGCTTTGAGGGAACAGCCCCCGGCCTTGCCTCCTATGTGGGATCCAAGCACGCCGTCCGCGGCATGACCAAGCAGATGGCGCTGGAGTTCGCATCCATGGGAATCAGGGTGCTGGGAGTAGCGCCCACCTTCGTACCCACCGAGGGCACCATGGCGGCTGCCGCCGCAATGCACACCGGGGACGCTGGTCTGACGTCGGAGTCCCGGACTAACGCGGTGATGACCGGCAGTCTTATGGGGCGGCTGGGAACCCCGGACGACATTGCACGAGTGGTCTTGTTTTGCGCCAGTGACTTGTCCACCGTCATGACCGGCAGCACCCTCCTGGCCGACGCCGGCAAAACGATCTAA
- a CDS encoding thiamine pyrophosphate-binding protein, protein MSEQVRVSALVGRTLAKLGVGHVFGVVGSGNFDVTGTLMAQGIPFTAARHEGGAATMADAYTRMSGKVGVVTTHQGCGLSNAITGIGEAAKSRTPMIVLTADTQAAAIRSNFKIDQDALARSVGAVAERIHSPATAVADTVRAFRTAVNERRTVVLSLPLDVQSGTAADEVGAVVVPEPLKIRPDAAAVEQLVALIAAAERPVFVAGRGGRGARDEILALAQHAGALVATSAVASGLFNGDSHNLGISGGFSSPTTAEFISGADLIVGWGCALNMWTMRHGRLISAGTTVVQIDVEDSALGANRPITLGVLGDSGLTAADALAALAGLQPESAEKYRTEANALAIKQGSRWRDVSTADLSTATSIDPRVLTRELDTLLPAERIVAVDSGNFMGYPSQYLAVPDEFGFCFTQAFQAIGLGLYTAIGAALAQPHRLPVLGAGDGGFLMGISELETAARLKLPLVCIVYNDAAYGAEVHHFASEHSEAELSSVVFPETDIAAIARGFGAEGVTVRSVGDLDAVRPWIAAYQAGTQNRPLVIDAKIASDGGSWWLAEAFQGH, encoded by the coding sequence ATGAGCGAGCAGGTACGGGTCTCCGCGCTTGTGGGCAGAACGCTGGCGAAGCTCGGTGTCGGACACGTTTTCGGGGTGGTGGGAAGCGGCAACTTCGATGTCACCGGCACGCTCATGGCCCAGGGCATCCCGTTCACGGCAGCCCGGCATGAAGGTGGCGCGGCGACCATGGCTGACGCCTATACCCGGATGTCCGGGAAGGTGGGCGTTGTCACCACGCACCAGGGCTGCGGGCTGAGCAACGCGATCACGGGAATCGGTGAAGCCGCGAAGAGCCGGACCCCGATGATTGTGCTCACCGCCGATACGCAGGCTGCAGCAATCCGGTCCAACTTCAAGATCGACCAGGACGCCTTGGCCCGCAGCGTAGGAGCCGTGGCCGAACGGATCCACTCCCCCGCAACGGCCGTCGCGGACACCGTCAGGGCTTTCCGGACCGCCGTGAATGAGCGCCGCACAGTGGTCCTGAGCTTGCCGCTGGACGTCCAAAGCGGAACCGCCGCGGACGAGGTGGGTGCCGTCGTCGTGCCTGAACCGTTGAAGATCCGCCCTGACGCTGCCGCCGTGGAACAACTGGTGGCACTCATTGCCGCAGCGGAACGGCCAGTCTTCGTCGCTGGACGCGGCGGACGCGGCGCCCGGGACGAAATCCTGGCACTGGCGCAGCATGCCGGTGCGCTGGTGGCCACCTCTGCGGTGGCGAGCGGACTGTTCAACGGCGACTCCCACAACCTTGGCATTTCCGGTGGTTTTTCCTCGCCCACCACGGCGGAGTTCATCAGCGGCGCGGACCTGATTGTGGGGTGGGGTTGCGCGCTGAACATGTGGACCATGCGGCACGGTCGGCTCATTTCGGCCGGCACCACAGTGGTGCAGATCGACGTCGAAGACTCCGCCCTGGGTGCCAACCGGCCCATCACTCTGGGAGTTCTTGGTGATTCGGGGCTGACCGCGGCCGATGCGCTGGCCGCGCTGGCCGGTTTACAGCCCGAGTCGGCGGAGAAGTACCGCACCGAGGCCAACGCGCTGGCCATCAAGCAGGGCTCGCGGTGGCGGGACGTTTCCACAGCGGACCTGTCCACGGCAACATCCATCGATCCCCGCGTCCTCACCCGCGAACTCGACACCCTGCTGCCCGCAGAGCGGATCGTGGCCGTCGACTCGGGCAACTTCATGGGCTACCCCAGCCAATACCTTGCTGTGCCGGACGAGTTCGGTTTCTGCTTCACCCAAGCATTCCAAGCGATCGGGCTGGGCCTGTACACGGCCATCGGAGCCGCCCTTGCCCAACCACACCGCTTGCCCGTCCTGGGCGCCGGTGACGGTGGGTTCCTCATGGGAATCAGCGAGTTGGAGACCGCTGCGAGGCTGAAACTGCCCCTGGTGTGCATCGTCTACAACGACGCTGCCTACGGCGCGGAAGTCCACCACTTCGCTTCGGAGCACTCGGAGGCCGAGCTCTCCAGCGTCGTGTTCCCGGAAACGGACATCGCCGCGATCGCGCGCGGATTCGGCGCCGAAGGTGTGACCGTCCGGTCCGTGGGCGACCTCGATGCTGTGCGCCCATGGATCGCCGCCTACCAAGCCGGAACGCAGAACCGGCCCCTGGTGATCGACGCCAAGATCGCGTCCGACGGTGGTTCGTGGTGGCTGGCGGAAGCGTTCCAGGGCCACTAA
- a CDS encoding cyclase family protein — protein MSVLAGLTAALSSGSVEIIDLTTPLSSETPILNLPQPFANTVGLSVSPVSNFDDAGPAWAWNDVTVGEHAGTHLDAPVHWITGKDGKSVDQIEPHRLVGPIAVIDKTTEVSADPDFLLEPEHFEQWQDEHGLFPENCWVIFRTGWAARGTDAAAFVNADDAGPHTPGVSAAGAKWLAGNTSISGFGVETVGIDAGQAGTLDPMFPVHSFLLGADKYGVTSLRNVDRLPVTGATLVVAPLPIVGGTGSPSRVYALIEKDAAEKA, from the coding sequence ATGTCTGTTCTGGCCGGGCTCACTGCAGCCCTTTCGAGTGGTTCCGTGGAAATCATCGATCTCACCACACCGCTCAGTTCCGAAACCCCCATCCTGAACCTGCCGCAGCCGTTCGCGAACACGGTGGGGCTTTCTGTCTCACCGGTGAGCAATTTCGACGACGCCGGACCGGCCTGGGCGTGGAACGACGTCACGGTGGGCGAACACGCCGGGACGCACTTGGACGCTCCGGTGCACTGGATCACGGGCAAGGACGGAAAGTCCGTGGACCAGATCGAACCACACCGCCTGGTGGGCCCTATCGCCGTGATCGACAAGACCACCGAGGTCTCCGCGGACCCGGATTTCCTGCTGGAACCGGAGCACTTTGAGCAGTGGCAGGATGAGCACGGGTTGTTTCCGGAGAACTGCTGGGTCATTTTCCGGACCGGTTGGGCCGCCCGTGGCACTGACGCTGCGGCTTTCGTCAATGCCGACGACGCCGGACCGCACACTCCCGGGGTCTCCGCGGCAGGTGCCAAGTGGCTCGCCGGCAACACTTCGATCAGCGGTTTCGGCGTGGAAACCGTGGGCATCGACGCAGGCCAAGCCGGTACCCTGGATCCGATGTTCCCCGTCCACTCGTTCCTGCTGGGCGCGGACAAGTACGGCGTGACGTCGCTCCGGAACGTGGACCGTCTTCCCGTTACCGGTGCCACCTTGGTGGTTGCTCCGTTGCCGATCGTGGGCGGGACGGGCAGCCCCAGCCGCGTGTACGCACTGATTGAAAAAGACGCGGCGGAGAAGGCATGA
- a CDS encoding zinc ribbon domain-containing protein: MTGDPILHVTEGIAPAGQLSLRAGLVAGQTGLFLLFTVGFGVLGLLVEKEQGTLGRIRSIAVPQWTIIAAKAVVGFSLGVVASAVLLASGTLFFGVNFGTPAVVGLLVLGAAAAATSLTFVVAKVVRTAEQANVAQSIVAMVLIRGAAAGRFILQRCPGCSNVQYPPRDACHNCLGTELSWEVADRRGLLSAKTTIHSSNEPYFQERLPWTIGSVASMEGPTIVAHLLPGCVTGEPVVMELRLDAAGRGVVVARPATDPPDSIEPSARPSENDFLSDPKSKRLLVTDGCSMLGHFVIATLLGRGAAAVTAGCPRTDGICPEHDSSERLTWFNVAADSSWPSREWYRAAQLPDPESTDDSSVFDAVFDTSN, translated from the coding sequence GTGACCGGCGACCCGATCCTCCATGTCACGGAAGGAATCGCGCCAGCTGGGCAGTTGTCGCTTCGGGCTGGCTTGGTGGCCGGTCAAACAGGCTTGTTTCTCTTGTTCACGGTGGGATTCGGTGTCCTTGGGCTACTGGTGGAAAAGGAACAGGGAACCCTCGGCCGGATCAGGTCCATAGCAGTGCCGCAGTGGACCATAATCGCCGCCAAAGCAGTCGTTGGTTTTTCGCTGGGAGTCGTCGCCAGCGCGGTGCTGCTTGCCAGCGGCACGCTCTTCTTCGGCGTTAACTTCGGCACCCCGGCGGTTGTGGGTTTGTTGGTCCTCGGGGCAGCGGCGGCGGCCACCAGCTTAACCTTTGTTGTTGCCAAGGTGGTTCGGACAGCCGAACAAGCAAATGTGGCGCAATCCATTGTTGCCATGGTGTTGATCCGCGGAGCCGCGGCCGGGCGATTCATCCTTCAACGATGCCCGGGCTGCAGCAACGTTCAATACCCTCCCCGGGATGCCTGCCATAACTGCTTAGGCACCGAATTGAGCTGGGAAGTCGCTGATCGCCGGGGCCTTCTGTCCGCGAAAACCACAATTCACTCAAGCAACGAACCGTACTTCCAGGAACGACTGCCTTGGACCATTGGGAGTGTGGCCTCGATGGAGGGGCCCACCATCGTGGCTCATCTCTTGCCAGGCTGCGTCACAGGCGAGCCTGTGGTCATGGAACTGCGACTGGATGCAGCCGGACGTGGCGTTGTCGTCGCCCGCCCAGCAACCGACCCCCCCGATTCCATCGAGCCAAGCGCCAGACCTAGCGAGAACGACTTCCTTTCAGACCCAAAAAGTAAGCGACTTCTGGTCACTGATGGTTGCTCAATGCTCGGCCACTTCGTCATCGCCACCCTCTTGGGGCGGGGCGCCGCTGCCGTGACAGCCGGCTGTCCCAGAACCGACGGCATCTGCCCGGAACACGATTCGAGCGAACGACTGACCTGGTTCAATGTAGCGGCAGACAGCTCGTGGCCATCCCGGGAGTGGTATCGGGCGGCCCAACTCCCGGACCCGGAAAGCACCGACGACAGTAGCGTTTTCGACGCTGTGTTCGATACGAGCAATTGA
- a CDS encoding ABC transporter ATP-binding protein: protein MAPPRTGTVLSADRLVKKFGDLTAVDDVSIAIRPGETYGLLGPNGAGKTTIINMVAGLVPADSGSVDVAGIRMDPGGVAAKRNLGLVPQELAIYPDLTARENLNYFGRLQSLTRKELNSRVDTVLDLLGLAERAGEQTKKFSGGMKRRLNIGIGLLHRPGLLILDEPTVGVDPQSRNSILEAVGNLSREGTAVLYTTHYMEEAERLCDRIAILDQGRVQAEGTRDELITLTGGVDRISLVGTGRTTAAAEALRSLDGVHRVTDSGGTELILTVRDGAALLAGIVTTAARSGMTLASVSVTRPDLESVFLHLTGKALRD, encoded by the coding sequence GTGGCACCGCCTCGCACCGGAACAGTCTTGTCAGCGGACCGGCTCGTCAAGAAATTCGGTGACCTAACCGCCGTCGACGACGTCTCCATCGCCATCCGCCCCGGTGAGACTTACGGCCTCCTGGGCCCGAACGGAGCCGGAAAAACCACCATCATCAACATGGTCGCCGGTCTGGTCCCCGCCGATTCCGGATCAGTGGACGTGGCCGGTATCCGGATGGACCCAGGGGGTGTAGCCGCGAAACGCAACCTGGGACTGGTCCCCCAAGAGCTCGCCATCTATCCGGATCTGACGGCACGCGAGAACCTGAACTACTTCGGCCGGCTCCAAAGTCTCACCCGGAAGGAATTGAACTCCAGGGTCGATACGGTTTTGGATCTTCTTGGATTGGCTGAGCGGGCTGGTGAACAAACCAAGAAATTCTCCGGTGGTATGAAGCGTCGTTTGAACATTGGAATCGGCTTGCTGCACCGTCCCGGTTTGCTGATCCTCGACGAACCGACGGTGGGAGTTGACCCACAATCCCGGAACTCAATTCTTGAGGCGGTGGGAAACCTCTCAAGGGAAGGCACCGCTGTCCTGTACACCACCCATTACATGGAAGAGGCCGAGCGCCTCTGTGACCGGATTGCCATCTTGGACCAAGGCCGGGTCCAAGCTGAAGGAACCAGGGACGAGCTTATTACACTAACCGGCGGCGTGGACCGGATCAGCCTTGTGGGGACCGGCAGAACCACGGCAGCCGCTGAAGCACTGAGGTCGCTCGACGGTGTTCACCGCGTCACTGATTCCGGAGGAACCGAACTGATACTCACCGTCAGGGACGGCGCCGCACTCCTTGCCGGCATTGTTACCACCGCTGCCCGCTCAGGAATGACCCTGGCATCAGTATCGGTGACTCGTCCGGACCTCGAATCGGTATTCCTGCACTTAACCGGCAAAGCGCTCAGGGACTGA